One Rhinoraja longicauda isolate Sanriku21f chromosome 44, sRhiLon1.1, whole genome shotgun sequence DNA segment encodes these proteins:
- the LOC144612291 gene encoding membrane progestin receptor delta-like → MLTVKLPHLLSNQQVPRVFREDGIVSGYRNPQSSARDCLVSIFQLTNETLNIWTHFLPTWYFLWRLLVLWYSVDFYNEAYAWPLLVHLFFSCLYPFISSCAHTFSTMSAHARHVCYFFDYGALSLYSLGCAITYRAYVMADRWVNNALHTCFVPVAALNTLVCTTLSCYSRFLELEQPRLSKTLRLIAFTYPFLFDNVPLFHRLFLCSGDDCSHNASVPTHYCHLLFAFLTCFLFASHLPERLAPGCFDYIGHSHQLFHICAVAGTHFQLEAVVADMGFRRAWLLAHAPLPSLGGTLGVTAAALLLNLLVIAAFIAALAYAPGSSSSFLLSSLAYRVKPKAE, encoded by the exons GTGTTCCGTGAGGATGGCATCGTGTCCGGCTACAGGAACCCGCAGAGCTCGGCCAGGGATTGCCTCGTCAGCATCTTCCAACTGACCAACGAGACGCTAAACatctggacacacttcctgcccaCGTG GTACTTCCTATGGCGGCTCCTCGTCCTCTGGTACTCGGTGGACTTCTACAACGAGGCCTACGCCTGGCCGCTCCTGGTCCACCTGTTCTTCAGCTGCCTCTACCCATTCATCTCCAGCTGCGCGCACACCTTCAGCACAATGTCCGCCCACGCCCGGCACGTCTGCTACTTCTTCGACTACGGGGCTCTCAGCCTGTACAGCTTAG GATGCGCCATCACCTACCGGGCCTACGTAATGGCTGACCGCTGGGTTAACAATGCTCTCCATACCTGCTTCGTCCCCGTGGCTGCATTAAACACCTTGGTTTGCACGACGCTCTCCTGCTACTCCAG GTTCCTGGAGCTTGAGCAACCTCGTCTCAGTAAAACCCTCCGGTTAATCGCCTTCACCTATCCCTTCCTGTTCGACAACGTGCCGCTCTTCCACAGG CTGTTTCTCTGCTCCGGAGACGACTGCAGCCACAACGCCTCCGTGCCTACTCACTACTGCCACCTGCTGTTCGCCTTCCTCACCTGCTTCCTCTTCGCCTCTCACCTGCCCGAACGCCTCGCGCCGGGCTGCTTCGATTACATTG GCCACAGCCACCAGCTGTTCCACATCTGCGCGGTGGCGGGCACCCACTTCCAGCTGGAGGCCGTGGTCGCGGACATGGGCTTCCGTCGGGCCTGGCTCCTCGCCCACGCCCCGCTGCCGTCGCTCGGGGGGACGCTGGGAGTGACAGCGGCCGCGTTGCTCCTCAATCTGCTCGTCATCGCCGCCTTCATCGCCGCGCTGGCCTACGCCCcgggctcctcctcctccttcctcctcagctcccTGGCCTACAGGGTGAAGCCGAAGGCGGagtga
- the LOC144612323 gene encoding nonsense-mediated mRNA decay factor SMG5-like, with amino-acid sequence MSHPDPDGEPEGEPDAKLLHTKRLYRAVVEAVHRLDAIVSNKMAYREVFKPENISLRNRLKELCVKLMFLHPVDYGRKAEELLWRKVYYEVIQLVKTNKKHIHSRSALECAYRTHLIAGIGFYQHLLLYVQSHYQLELHNSIDWTHVTDPLIGRRKLMTASGKEMEWAQMACHRCLMYLGDLARYQNELSGVDTEQLAERFYHQSLSVAPHVGMPFNQLGTLAGSKYYNVEATYYYLRCIHSEMPFEGAYGNLTRLFDKAAKAYHQIRRTDTKKLSVSRQRSRDIKRLLVSFMYLQSLLQPKNR; translated from the exons GGCCGTGGTGGAAGCAGTTCATCGATTAGACGCAATTGTCAGCAACAAGATGGCGTACCGGGAAGTATTCAAGCCCGAAAACATCAGCCTTCGCAACAG GCTGAAGGAGCTGTGTGTGAAGCTGATGTTCCTGCACCCCGTGGACTACGGCCGCAAGGCTGAGGAGCTGCTGTGGAGGAAGGTTTACTACGAGGTCATCCAGCTGGTCAAAACCAACAAGAAG CACATTCACAGCCGCAGTGCGCTGGAGTGTGCCTACCGCACCCACTTGATCGCCGGCATTGGCTTCTACCAGCACCTGCTGCTCTACGTCCAGTCTCACTACCAGCTGGAACTGCACAACTCCATTGACTGGACACACGTCACAGACCCCCTCATAG GTCGGAGGAAACTGATGACTGCTTCTGGCAAGGAAATGGAATGGGCTCAGATGGCTTGTCACAGGTGCCTGATGTACCTGGGAGACCTGG CACGATACCAGAACGAGTTGTCGGGGGTGGACACGGAGCAGCTGGCCGAGAGGTTCTACCACCAGTCGCTGTCGGTGGCTCCTCATGTGG GCATGCCCTTCAACCAGCTCGGGACCCTGGCTGGCAGCAAGTATTACAACGTGGAGGCCACCTACTACTACCTCAGATG CATCCACTCTGAAATGCCTTTTGAAGGGGCGTACGGCAACCTGACGCGGCTGTTTGACAAGGCGGCCAAGGCCTACCACCAAATCCGCAGAACAGACACCAAGAAACTCTCAGTGAGCAGGCAAAG ATCGAGAGACATCAAGCGTTTGTTGGTGAGTTTCATGTACCTGCAGAGCCTCCTGCAACCCAAGAACAGGTGA